Genomic window (Paenibacillus sp. 37):
AATGTAACGGTTATGCCTTACGATGATATGCACAACAAGCTTTTATTGGCAGTTACAAGCGGAAAAGGTGCTCCTGATATCGCGGATATCGAGCTTGGTCAATTCCCTAAATTCCTGGAAGGTGACAACGTTCCACTGGAATCTTTGAATGATGTATTTGCACCATACAAAGACGTTGTTGTTCCTTCGCGTGTCGAGATTTACTCCAAAGCCGATCAGGTTTATGGCTTTGATTATCACGTAGGTGCAACACTTGCTTTCTACAACACTGAAATTCTCGAACAAGCAGGTGTTGACTACAAGAAAATCATAACGTGGGAAGATTACAAACAAGCAGGTATCAAGGTTTATGAAAAGACTGGCAAGTACTTAGGTACTGCTGATACATCTGCTACGTGGCAAGCATCGTTGCTGTTAGCTCAGCAAAACACTGATTTTACAGATGAAAATGGTAATCCAAAAGTTAACTCGCCTGAAATGATTAAAGCGTATGAAATGTTAGTTGATCTGCAGAAGAACAATGTTATTCATACGATCCCAGGCGGACAACCCGACACAGAAGAAGCAAAAGGCGAATACAACAAAGGCAACTACGCAAGTGCATTGATGCCTGAGTGGTACATGTCCCGCTTTGTAAACGAAATGAAGGACCTTAAAGGTAAGTATGCAATTGCTCCATTGCCTGTATTTGAAGAAGGTAATCCTCGTTCCGTTGGCTTAGGTGGTACTGGCACAGTTGTTACTAAGAGTGGTAAAGACGTTCAATTGGCCAAAGAATTTGTAGCCTTTGCTAAGCTTTCGAAAGAAGCTACTACTGAAATCTGGAATACACTTGGATTTGACCCAATCAACATGGAAGTATGGAAAGATGATGCAGTAACGAAAAACCCTGATAACGAGTACGTACAATACTTTAAAACAAATGCATTTGATACTTTGAATGAAATCAAGGACGAAATTCAAGCGATCAAATCCGTTAAAGCTTCACCGACCATCGGCAATATCTTCAATACGGTTACTTTGAACGCCATCTTTGAAGATGGTCAAGACGTGAAGGAAGCGTTGGATGAAGCACAAGCAGCAATTGAACAAGAATTGAAATAAATATAATAAGTAAATGATTTGGTTAAACCTGTCGGCAGGTATAG
Coding sequences:
- a CDS encoding ABC transporter substrate-binding protein yields the protein MKKRSTLISIVTILMMSLFFTACGNASDSKTETQQLGANAGENATELSFWTFVDLHGKHLDKMLGLWNQENPDKQIKLNVTVMPYDDMHNKLLLAVTSGKGAPDIADIELGQFPKFLEGDNVPLESLNDVFAPYKDVVVPSRVEIYSKADQVYGFDYHVGATLAFYNTEILEQAGVDYKKIITWEDYKQAGIKVYEKTGKYLGTADTSATWQASLLLAQQNTDFTDENGNPKVNSPEMIKAYEMLVDLQKNNVIHTIPGGQPDTEEAKGEYNKGNYASALMPEWYMSRFVNEMKDLKGKYAIAPLPVFEEGNPRSVGLGGTGTVVTKSGKDVQLAKEFVAFAKLSKEATTEIWNTLGFDPINMEVWKDDAVTKNPDNEYVQYFKTNAFDTLNEIKDEIQAIKSVKASPTIGNIFNTVTLNAIFEDGQDVKEALDEAQAAIEQELK